Proteins found in one Populus alba chromosome 14, ASM523922v2, whole genome shotgun sequence genomic segment:
- the LOC118041511 gene encoding E3 ubiquitin-protein ligase SINAT3-like, which produces MELDSIECVPSLDLTDEGEIHHHHHLHHFPSVSKPHSTTTTTTNNNNNNNTNTVASSFHSTSVHELLECPVCTNSMYPPIHQCHNGHTLCSTCKTRVHNRCPTCRQELGDIRCLALEKVAESLELPCKYMSLGCPEIFPYYSKLKHENLCNFRPYNCPYAGSECVIVGDIPFLVTHLRDDHKVDMHSGCTFNHRYVKSNPREVENATWMLTVFHCFGQYFCLHFEAFQLGMAPVYMAFLRFMGDETEARNYSYSLEVGGNGRKLIWEGMPRSIRDSHRKVRDSHDGLIIQRNMALFFSGGDRKELKLRVTGRIWKEQQNPEGGACIPNLCS; this is translated from the exons ATGGAATTGGATAGCATTGAATGTGTGCCATCCTTAGATTTAACAGACGAGGGTGagatccaccaccaccaccatctccaCCATTTCCCTTCTGTTTCAAAGCCACacagcaccaccaccaccaccaccaataataataacaataacaatactaATACTGTGGCTTCTTCTTTTCACTCTACTAGTGTTCATGAGCTCCTTGAATGCCCTGTTTGTACCAATTCTATGTACCCTCCTATTCATCAG TGCCACAATGGCCATACACTCTGTTCAACCTGTAAAACACGAGTACACAATCGGTGTCCCACTTGTAGACAGGAGCTTGGTGACATTAGATGTCTAGCTTTGGAAAAAGTAGCTGAATCACTCGAGCTACCTTGCAAGTACATGTCACTTGGATGCCCAGAGATTTTTCCATACTACAGTAAACTAAAACATGAGAACTTGTGCAATTTTAGGCCATACAACTGTCCATATGCTGGATCAGAGTGTGTTATTGTTGGGGATATCCCATTCCTTGTTACTCATCTGAGGGATGATCACAAAGTGGACATGCATTCTGGGTGTACTTTCAACCATCGCTATGTCAAGTCTAATCCTCGTGAAGTAGAAAATGCAACATGGATGTTAACA GTTTTCCACTGTTTTGGCCAGTATTTCTGCCTTCATTTTGAAGCTTTCCAGCTTGGGATGGCTCCTGTTTATATGGCATTCCTCAGATTCATGGGTGATGAGACAGAAGCTCGGAATTACAGCTACAGCCTGGAGGTTGGGGGAAATGGTCGGAAACTTATTTGGGAAGGCATGCCACGGAGTATAAGAGATAGCCACAGGAAGGTTAGGGACAGCCATGATGGACTTATTATACAACGTAACATGGCACTTTTCTTCTCTGGAGGAGACAGGAAGGAGTTAAAGCTGCGTGTTACAGGGCGGATATGGAAAGAACAGCAGAACCCAGAAGGTGGGGCATGCATTCCCAacctttgtagttag
- the LOC118041510 gene encoding UV-stimulated scaffold protein A homolog, with product MEMEEDGGKVRALIEKATNSTAALVDSRLLKAIKTVVRYSDSELRLAAQTLMDLMKRDHSQVRYLTLLIIDELFMRSKLFRTLVVENLDQLLSLSVGFRRNHPLPAPPAVASILRSKAIEFLEKWNSSFGIHYRQIRLGFDYLKTTLRLQFPNVQANAARVQQERREREMKTKEILVKKFEVLKENLVPLKEEIRETVDEIGECLEIVKNKEANVVLGALDDDEDFEEFRPLELRQLRLDSLKEGEKVCENSENKVVFDALRELYKLLVTKHLVSVQEGISVLIRVEVADTRLRDSMLKEFIDIRNHLQSVKKKCVESGCALPDITKHEKEEEEDFWEEGKVESTDPGSFSEPNKQNENSAAPSTSGEVKNDPSECSTKKMKRDEFLCSEGGGTDSSSLRSKLMTVAPVIEWGSFLDTWGSNRDVLANHRGLELESHWGRVDHDAVIPAKKIAELNLHATLYKEDRVEIQPCRAPLGKGGLCQRRDLRVCPFHGPIIPRDDEGNPINQGTSTSDLSLDLGTGFVEQLAEQAVKNVRDRDNKEARKRKMDKQSQKRAKLAKIREHNEAVLRDASVASTSRSSVYGDNVEASSRDRLLARNKKDTLASMLRKKVTTKDRLSQRLLNTRASDAMTRQLKLGEDANYREAFPNQW from the exons ATGGAGATGGAAGAGGATGGAGGAAAGGTGAGGGCGTTGATAGAAAAGGCCACCAATTCCACGGCGGCGCTCGTCGACTCCCGCCTCCTCAAAGCCATCAAAACGGTTGTCCGATACTCTGACTCGGAGCTCCGACTCGCCGCccaaaccctaatggatctcATGAAACGAGACCACTCTCAG gTTAGGTATTTGACGCTTCTAATAATTGACGAGCTATTTATGCGATCAAAGCTATTTAGAACTCTAGTTGTTGAGAATTTAGATCAGTTGTTAAGTTTGAGCGTGGGATTTAGAAGAAACCACCCCCTTCCTGCTCCACCGGCAGTTGCGTCTATTTTGCGTTCGAAAGCGATTGAATTCTTAGAGAAATGGAATTCTTCGTTTGGAATTCATTACAGACAGATCAGGTTAGGTTTTGATTACCTTAAAACCACGCTCCGGCTTCAGTTCCCGAATGTTCAGGCTAATGCAGCTCGAGTTCAGCAGGAGAGGAGGGAAAGGGAGATGAAGACAAAAGAGATTCTAGTTAAGAAGTTTGAGGTTTTGAAGGAGAATTTAGTTCCGTTGAAGGAGGAAATTCGGGAAACGGTTGATGAGATTGGGGAGTGTTTAGAGATTGTGAAGAATAAAGAGGCCAATGTTGTGCTTGGTGCTCTAGATGATGATGAGGATTTTGAAGAGTTTCGTCCTTTGGAGTTGCGTCAGCTGCGGCTTGATTCGTTGAAAGAGGGGGAGAAGGTTTGTGAGAACAGTGAGAATAAAGTGGTTTTTGATGCATTGAGGGAGTTGTACAAGCTTTTAGTGACCAAGCACTTGGTTTCAGTCCAAGAAGGAATCTCTGTTCTAATCAGGGTTGAAGTGGCAGACACGAGATTAAGAGATTCTATGCTCAAGGAGTTCATTGACATCCGAAATCACCTTCAATCTGTGAAAAAGAAATGTGTTGAATCAGGTTGTGCTCTTCCAGACATTACAAAGcatgaaaaagaagaggaagaagatttTTGGGAGGAGGGTAAAGTTGAATCAACTGACCCTGGGAGTTTTAGTGAACCCAATAAGCAAAATGAAAATTCTGCTGCACCATCAACTTCTGGAGAGGTGAAAAATGACCCTTCTGAATGCAgtaccaagaagatgaaacgcGATGAGTTTCTGTGTTCTGAAGGTGGTGGAACTGATTCCAGCTCGCTTCGAAGCAAGCTGATGACCGTGGCCCCAGTGATAGAGTGGGGCTCTTTCTTGGACACTTGGGGTTCAAACAGGGATGTTTTAGCCAACCACAGGGGCTTGGAGCTTGAAAGTCACTGGGGTAGGGTGGACCATGATGCAGTTATTCCAGCAAAGAAAATTGCTGAATTAAACCTTCATGCAACTCTTTACAAAGAAGACAGAGTTGAAATCCAGCCATGTCGGGCTCCATTAGGGAAGGGTGGGCTCTGTCAGAGAAGAGATTTGAGAGTTTGCCCCTTTCATGGACCCATCATTCCCCGTGATGATGAAGGGAATCCTATCAATCAGGGCACTTCAACAAGTGATTTATCTCTTGATTTAGGGACTGGTTTCGTAGAGCAATTAGCCGAACAAGCTGTGAAGAATGTTCGGGACAGAGATAACAAGgaagcaaggaaaagaaaaatggataaaCAGTCACAGAAACGTGCTAAGCTTGCAAAGATACGGGAACACAATGAAGCTGTTCTGAGGGATGCTTCAGTGGCTTCAACTTCAAGGTCTTCAGTTTATGGGGACAATGTTGAGGCATCCAGCAGGGACAGGTTGTTGGctagaaacaaaaaagataccCTCGCATCCATGTTGCGCAAGAAAGTAACCACAAAAGATAGGCTGTCTCAGAGACTTTTGAATACAAGGGCAAGTGATGCAATGACAAGGCAGCTAAAGCTAGGTGAAGATGCCAATTATAGAGAAGCCTTTCCAAATCAATGGTAG